The following are encoded together in the Streptomyces rapamycinicus NRRL 5491 genome:
- a CDS encoding SMP-30/gluconolactonase/LRE family protein translates to MPRERAGRRTRSRTATGAAAEPLPYPRILAPEAHGPEHVAVDAAGRILTGTADGAVRRLTLSPDHELVRSEVLAHTGGRPLGLVPCPDGALLVCDARRGLLRVGPDDGSVRVVADEVAGRPLRFCSNVATAADGTVYFTVSSRRHGLEDWLGDILENTATGQLLRLRPGGRLEVVLDGLRFANGVALAADESYVAVVESGAYRISRLWLTGRRAGTRDLLLRDLPGFPDNLTRGPDGVIWVAIAAPREPALDLLHRAPAPLRRAAVPVTTRLRPRPRRTVRVLAIGPDGRVVRHLVRRRTPYRMATSACALGGLLVMGSLVERGIAVCPLPPPREAAGAA, encoded by the coding sequence ATGCCGCGCGAGCGAGCCGGTAGGCGGACACGGTCCCGTACGGCGACGGGTGCGGCGGCCGAACCGCTGCCGTATCCGCGGATCCTGGCACCGGAGGCGCACGGGCCCGAACACGTCGCCGTCGACGCGGCGGGCCGGATCCTCACCGGGACCGCGGACGGGGCCGTACGGCGGCTGACGCTGTCGCCGGACCATGAGCTCGTCCGCTCCGAGGTGCTCGCGCACACCGGTGGCCGGCCGCTGGGGCTCGTCCCCTGCCCCGACGGCGCGCTGCTGGTGTGCGACGCGCGGCGCGGGCTGCTGCGGGTCGGGCCGGACGACGGGTCGGTACGGGTGGTGGCCGACGAGGTGGCCGGCAGGCCGCTGCGGTTCTGCAGCAATGTCGCCACGGCGGCGGACGGCACGGTGTACTTCACCGTGTCCAGCCGCCGCCACGGCCTGGAGGACTGGCTCGGCGACATCCTGGAGAACACCGCCACCGGGCAGCTGCTCCGGCTGCGGCCGGGCGGCCGTCTGGAAGTGGTGCTGGACGGGCTGCGGTTCGCCAACGGGGTCGCCCTCGCCGCCGACGAGTCGTACGTGGCCGTGGTCGAGAGCGGCGCCTACCGGATCAGCCGGCTGTGGCTGACCGGCCGCCGGGCCGGGACCCGGGACCTTCTCCTCCGCGATCTGCCGGGCTTCCCCGACAACCTCACCCGTGGCCCCGACGGTGTCATCTGGGTGGCCATAGCCGCGCCGCGGGAACCCGCCCTCGATCTGCTGCACCGCGCACCCGCCCCGCTCAGAAGGGCGGCGGTGCCCGTCACCACCCGGCTCCGCCCCCGCCCGCGGCGCACGGTGCGCGTCCTGGCGATCGGCCCCGACGGCCGGGTCGTCCGCCATCTGGTGCGGCGCCGGACCCCGTACCGGATGGCCACGAGCGCGTGTGCGCTCGGCGGTCTGCTCGTCATGGGCAGCCTCGTCGAGCGGGGTATCGCGGTCTGCCCGCTGCCACCGCCCCGGGAGGCCGCCGGGGCGGCTTAG
- a CDS encoding S1 family peptidase — MRRGVRRVVRFAAVGALVCGGVMVSQAGPGGSAHGTTGSDGPRALSADRTDDVGGRLVSALGASRTAGNWIGADGRPVVAVTDDTAADEVSRAGATAKRVRYSMADLDSATEKLRSAPRVAGTAWMVDPKSNQVVLVGDSTVSTARWTKMKDLAAEVGGKVRAQRTEGSFATRTAGASPMFTNGSRCSAGFNVTNGQTGFILTAGHCGPNGTPWFTDGTGSTRIGTTVQSSFPGNDFSLIRYDNASLDQSSVVNVGGGQAVRVTGVADPVVGQEVFRSGSTTGLRSGKVTGLNATVNYPEGTVTGLVQTTVCAEPGDSGGPLFAQGVALGVTSGGSGDCDRGGVTFFQPVTKALTALGVSIPGAKAQSPNPSIASGTSGSSGADDGVSTLDDVVAYAQGFGPGLVVIVVGFVGLLSTLTIRPRRRRYRGYSTGWG; from the coding sequence ATGCGGCGCGGCGTGCGCCGGGTCGTGCGGTTCGCGGCTGTCGGGGCACTGGTCTGTGGCGGGGTGATGGTCTCTCAGGCCGGGCCGGGCGGATCGGCCCACGGGACGACCGGAAGCGACGGTCCGAGAGCCCTGAGCGCGGACCGGACGGACGATGTGGGCGGACGGCTGGTGTCCGCGCTCGGCGCCTCCCGTACGGCGGGCAACTGGATCGGGGCCGACGGCCGCCCGGTGGTCGCGGTGACGGACGACACGGCGGCGGACGAGGTCAGCCGGGCCGGGGCCACCGCCAAACGGGTCCGCTACAGCATGGCGGACCTGGACTCCGCGACCGAGAAGCTGCGCTCGGCGCCCCGGGTGGCGGGCACCGCCTGGATGGTGGACCCCAAGTCCAACCAGGTGGTGCTGGTCGGCGACAGCACCGTCTCCACCGCCCGCTGGACGAAGATGAAGGACCTCGCCGCGGAGGTGGGCGGCAAGGTGCGCGCGCAGCGGACGGAGGGCTCCTTCGCCACCAGAACCGCCGGTGCCTCGCCCATGTTCACCAACGGCAGCCGCTGCTCGGCCGGTTTCAACGTCACCAACGGCCAGACCGGCTTCATCCTGACGGCGGGACACTGCGGCCCCAACGGCACTCCCTGGTTCACCGACGGTACCGGCTCCACCCGCATCGGCACCACGGTCCAGAGCAGCTTCCCCGGCAATGACTTCTCGCTGATCCGCTACGACAACGCCTCGCTCGACCAGAGCAGCGTGGTCAACGTCGGTGGCGGCCAGGCGGTGCGGGTCACCGGGGTGGCCGATCCGGTCGTGGGCCAGGAGGTGTTCCGCAGCGGCAGCACCACCGGGCTGCGCTCGGGCAAGGTGACCGGGCTCAACGCGACGGTCAACTACCCCGAGGGCACGGTCACCGGGCTCGTCCAGACCACCGTGTGCGCCGAACCCGGCGACAGCGGGGGGCCGCTCTTCGCCCAGGGCGTGGCGCTCGGCGTCACCTCCGGCGGCAGCGGCGACTGCGACCGGGGCGGGGTGACCTTCTTCCAGCCCGTGACCAAGGCGCTGACCGCGCTCGGGGTGTCCATCCCGGGCGCCAAGGCCCAGAGCCCCAACCCGTCCATCGCCTCCGGCACATCCGGGAGTTCAGGGGCCGACGACGGTGTCTCGACGCTCGACGACGTCGTGGCGTACGCCCAGGGCTTCGGGCCCGGTCTGGTGGTCATCGTGGTGGGGTTCGTCGGGCTGCTGTCGACGCTGACCATCCGGCCCAGGCGGCGCCGCTACCGCGGCTACTCCACCGGCTGGGGGTGA
- a CDS encoding cation diffusion facilitator family transporter: MSRSTTHSSDRHGTPRTPRTPDPPQDSRTAVTVFVALGANVVIALAKAVGGLFAGSPALLSEAAHSVADSLNEVFLLASLKRSRRAPDNQHPFGYGKERYFWALLAAVGIFVMGGCFSFFQGAEALSAGSSEDHSGYLVGLAVLGVALIAEGSSLVRALVQVRGHAREAGRSMATELRRGDDPTLRTVLAEDSTACLGVVFALLGMWLHMVTGQVVYEATASFLIGALLVYVAYRLARESRGRLIGEAIDPVQRRELRRFLETQPEIDTVTTLLTMRLGNDSTLVAARVDLVPGLDSEVVEEVLVRVKTAMAELWPHADQVFLDVTDASAKDRARARADRQALEETVAAVEREDGGA, from the coding sequence ATGAGCCGTTCCACCACGCACTCCTCCGACCGGCACGGAACACCGCGTACGCCGCGCACGCCGGACCCGCCGCAGGACTCCCGAACCGCCGTCACCGTCTTCGTAGCGCTCGGCGCCAATGTGGTGATCGCGCTGGCCAAGGCCGTCGGCGGGCTCTTCGCCGGCTCCCCCGCGCTGCTCTCGGAGGCCGCTCACTCCGTCGCGGACAGCCTCAACGAGGTGTTCCTGCTCGCCTCCCTCAAACGCAGCAGGCGGGCCCCTGACAACCAGCATCCCTTCGGCTACGGCAAGGAGCGCTACTTCTGGGCGCTGCTGGCCGCCGTCGGCATCTTCGTCATGGGCGGATGCTTCTCCTTCTTCCAGGGTGCCGAGGCGCTGAGCGCTGGCAGCTCCGAGGATCACAGCGGCTATCTGGTGGGCCTCGCGGTCCTGGGCGTGGCGCTCATCGCCGAGGGCTCCTCACTGGTCCGGGCGCTGGTCCAGGTGCGCGGGCACGCCCGGGAAGCGGGCCGCTCCATGGCGACCGAGCTGCGCAGGGGTGACGACCCCACACTGCGCACCGTTCTGGCCGAGGACTCCACCGCCTGTCTCGGCGTGGTGTTCGCCCTGCTCGGCATGTGGCTGCACATGGTGACCGGCCAGGTGGTCTACGAGGCCACGGCCTCCTTCCTGATCGGGGCGCTGCTGGTCTATGTGGCCTACCGGCTGGCCAGGGAGTCGCGCGGACGGCTCATCGGCGAGGCGATCGACCCGGTCCAGCGCCGGGAGCTCCGCCGGTTCCTCGAGACGCAGCCGGAGATCGACACCGTGACCACGCTGCTGACGATGCGTCTGGGCAATGACTCGACGCTGGTGGCGGCCCGGGTCGATCTCGTCCCCGGACTCGACAGCGAGGTGGTCGAGGAGGTCCTGGTACGCGTCAAGACGGCGATGGCGGAGCTCTGGCCGCATGCCGACCAGGTCTTCCTCGACGTCACCGACGCCTCGGCCAAGGACCGGGCGCGGGCGCGGGCGGACCGCCAGGCGCTGGAGGAGACGGTGGCTGCCGTGGAGCGCGAGGACGGCGGGGCGTGA
- a CDS encoding glycoside hydrolase family 2 TIM barrel-domain containing protein: MAVTRRSLLIAGTATPMAGALVTAAPAQSATVSRAMGGRTVPLTDGWRFALVNPGGITDPTGAYEDAHDPAYDDSAWREVAVPHDWSIELTPTTDHGTSGGTGFLPGGLGWYRTTFTLPRALEGKRISVEFDGVYMDSSVYCNGRLVGEHPYGYTGFALDLSEVAHTDGATPNVLAVKVRNRLPSSRWYSGSGIYRHARLVVSDPVHVARWGTYLTTPGLATTLRAGHATVRARTLVVNESDGRKPVTVVSTVKDPDGHLVVQAHSALTVGAGDTRTATQELRIDRPLLWSFDTPWRYVLETELRVGQDTTDRYRTPFGIRHATFDAERGFSLNGQYAKLQGVDLHHDLGALGAAVSADAVLRQLTIMKSMGVNALRTSHNPPAPELIEVCERLGIVMLVEAFDCWRTGKNTYDYGRFFDEHCEADITEMVRATRNSPAVVMWSIGNEIPDSTSTPGLGMAQRLIDAVRAADDTRPVVIGSDKYRALPAEGSPADLMLAKLDGLGLNYNTAASVDALHARYPRLFLFESESSSETSTRGAYQEPEHLNTGENHTPGRRQTSAYDNNLASWTMSGEYGLKKDRDRRFFAGQFLWSGIDYIGEPTPYDVFPVKASFFGAVDTAGFPKDMYHLFRSQWTSEPMVHLVPMDWTGHRPGETVEVWAYSNVATVELFLNGRSLGVREFDTKKTTDGRAYLETTEPTGDDKTVTSGPYPGSYTSPGGSAGKLHLIWKVPFAPGELKAVARRGGRVVATDVLRTAGRPHAVRLTPDRKTVEADGRSLCFVTAEVVDADGVVVPDADHLIAFKVTGGSLAGVDNGRQESTERYQASTRTAFHGKALAIVRAGTEAGPLTITARSAGLRTATATVRATGGTSEPVTRPTPFAPGPGPGAPHHPLADASYSGAPTTLPAAMLDGDPATGWSNAFRKPATALLPAFDGARKADWVSVTWSGRRRLRRVEVSFTVDATHTLPASIEVSAWNGHAYVPVRGASITWATASGTPTVITFDPVRTARLRLDLTSRHPGAADGAQRIVALEAGDG; encoded by the coding sequence ATGGCGGTCACTCGCAGATCGTTACTGATCGCAGGCACCGCCACCCCGATGGCCGGGGCACTCGTCACGGCCGCTCCCGCCCAGTCCGCCACCGTGTCCCGCGCCATGGGGGGACGGACCGTCCCGCTCACGGACGGCTGGCGGTTCGCCCTCGTCAACCCCGGCGGTATCACGGACCCGACCGGCGCGTACGAGGACGCCCACGACCCGGCGTACGACGACTCGGCCTGGCGCGAGGTCGCGGTTCCGCACGACTGGAGCATCGAGCTCACCCCCACCACCGACCATGGCACCAGCGGCGGCACCGGCTTCCTGCCCGGCGGCCTCGGCTGGTACCGCACCACCTTCACCCTGCCGCGCGCCCTCGAGGGCAAGCGGATCTCCGTCGAATTCGACGGCGTGTACATGGACTCGTCCGTGTACTGCAACGGACGGCTCGTCGGAGAGCACCCCTACGGATACACCGGTTTCGCCCTCGACCTCAGCGAGGTGGCCCACACCGACGGCGCCACGCCCAACGTCCTCGCCGTCAAGGTGCGCAACCGGCTCCCCAGCAGCCGCTGGTACTCGGGCAGCGGCATCTACCGCCACGCCCGGCTCGTGGTCTCCGACCCGGTCCATGTGGCCCGGTGGGGCACGTACCTCACCACCCCCGGCCTGGCAACCACCCTGCGCGCCGGACACGCCACCGTGCGGGCGCGGACGCTCGTGGTCAACGAGTCGGACGGCCGGAAGCCGGTGACCGTGGTCTCCACGGTCAAGGACCCCGACGGGCATCTGGTGGTCCAGGCGCACTCCGCCCTCACCGTCGGGGCGGGTGACACCCGTACCGCCACCCAGGAGCTGCGGATCGACCGGCCGCTGCTGTGGTCGTTCGACACTCCGTGGCGCTATGTCCTGGAGACCGAACTGCGGGTGGGCCAGGACACCACCGACCGGTACCGCACCCCCTTCGGGATCCGCCATGCCACCTTCGACGCCGAGCGCGGATTCTCGCTGAACGGCCAATACGCCAAGCTCCAGGGCGTCGATCTCCACCATGACCTGGGCGCGCTCGGCGCCGCCGTCAGCGCCGACGCCGTGCTGCGCCAGCTGACCATCATGAAGAGCATGGGCGTCAACGCGCTGCGCACCTCGCACAATCCGCCCGCGCCGGAGTTGATCGAGGTCTGCGAGCGGCTCGGCATCGTGATGCTGGTGGAGGCGTTCGACTGCTGGCGCACCGGCAAGAACACCTATGACTACGGGCGCTTCTTCGACGAGCACTGCGAAGCGGACATCACCGAGATGGTGCGCGCCACCCGCAACTCCCCCGCCGTGGTCATGTGGTCCATCGGCAATGAGATCCCCGACTCCACCAGCACCCCGGGGCTGGGGATGGCCCAGCGGCTCATCGACGCCGTGCGCGCGGCCGATGACACCAGGCCCGTGGTGATCGGCTCGGACAAGTACCGCGCGCTGCCCGCCGAGGGCTCCCCCGCCGATCTGATGCTGGCCAAGCTCGACGGGCTGGGCCTGAACTACAACACCGCCGCCTCGGTGGACGCCCTGCACGCCCGCTATCCGCGGCTGTTCCTCTTCGAGTCCGAATCCTCCTCGGAAACCTCCACCCGCGGCGCCTATCAGGAGCCCGAGCACCTCAACACGGGCGAGAACCACACCCCCGGCAGGCGCCAGACCTCCGCTTACGACAACAACCTCGCGTCCTGGACGATGAGCGGCGAGTACGGGCTGAAGAAGGACCGGGACCGGAGGTTCTTCGCCGGGCAGTTCCTGTGGTCGGGCATCGACTACATCGGCGAGCCCACCCCGTACGACGTGTTCCCGGTGAAGGCGTCGTTCTTCGGCGCGGTGGACACCGCGGGCTTCCCCAAGGACATGTACCACCTCTTCAGGAGCCAGTGGACCAGCGAACCGATGGTCCATCTGGTCCCCATGGACTGGACCGGCCACCGGCCGGGCGAGACCGTGGAGGTGTGGGCCTACTCCAACGTCGCCACCGTGGAGCTGTTCCTCAACGGCCGATCGCTGGGCGTCCGTGAGTTCGACACCAAGAAGACCACCGATGGCCGCGCCTATCTGGAGACCACCGAGCCGACCGGCGACGACAAGACCGTCACCTCCGGCCCCTACCCCGGCAGCTACACCAGCCCGGGCGGCAGCGCCGGAAAGCTCCACCTCATCTGGAAGGTGCCGTTCGCACCGGGCGAGTTGAAGGCCGTGGCCCGGCGCGGTGGCCGGGTGGTGGCCACCGATGTGCTGCGCACGGCGGGACGCCCGCACGCCGTACGGCTCACCCCCGACCGGAAGACCGTCGAGGCCGACGGCCGCTCGCTGTGCTTCGTGACCGCCGAAGTCGTCGACGCCGACGGTGTGGTGGTGCCGGACGCCGATCATCTGATCGCCTTCAAGGTCACCGGAGGCTCCCTGGCCGGGGTCGACAACGGCCGCCAGGAGAGCACCGAGCGCTACCAGGCGAGCACCCGCACCGCCTTCCACGGCAAGGCCCTGGCCATCGTCCGCGCCGGGACCGAGGCCGGGCCGCTCACCATCACCGCCCGCTCGGCGGGGCTGCGCACCGCCACCGCCACCGTCCGCGCCACCGGCGGGACCTCGGAGCCGGTCACCCGCCCCACGCCGTTCGCGCCCGGCCCCGGCCCCGGCGCCCCGCACCACCCACTGGCCGACGCGAGCTATTCGGGCGCGCCGACGACCCTGCCCGCGGCGATGCTGGACGGCGATCCGGCCACCGGCTGGTCGAACGCCTTCCGCAAGCCCGCGACGGCGCTGCTCCCCGCCTTCGACGGCGCCCGGAAGGCCGACTGGGTCTCGGTGACCTGGAGCGGGAGGCGGCGGCTGCGCCGTGTCGAGGTGTCGTTCACCGTGGACGCCACGCACACCCTGCCCGCCTCGATCGAGGTGTCCGCGTGGAACGGCCACGCGTACGTCCCGGTGCGCGGGGCGTCCATCACCTGGGCCACCGCCTCCGGCACCCCGACCGTCATCACCTTCGACCCGGTGCGCACCGCACGGCTGCGGCTGGACCTCACCAGCCGTCATCCGGGCGCGGCGGACGGCGCCCAGCGCATCGTCGCCCTCGAGGCCGGTGACGGCTGA
- a CDS encoding serine/threonine-protein kinase, producing the protein MTTGGTSGEDEWGSGPESPRGTMIGGRYELRGRMGSGGMNMVWDAYDVTLGRPVVVKELWPGLDPDPEAHRRRVERLRRLVRVLAATAHQHLAAVYDLGEIDGRLWIVMERVGRRSLADRLSDRSGRFTVPETARTGLEVLRGLRALYAVGVAHGDVKPENVLFRPDGSAVLVDHLGLAFADEDSMPGTPAYMAPERLMSFFSPSTGEAMLKADLWSLGATLYQAVEGRAPFERATVFEVMHAVLNDPPPPMTYAGPLRPLIEGLLVKDPEGRLTAEQAEELLRDLARGGPMSVPRAEAMPLPAPAGAATRSAPPASGAGTGLLAPVAVMLGVLLAVSGAVALPSLSPGSWDDVPGWVGPGCLGLLWLGLAARGFASARQRDRRARRLDALRPDAAEAAARPAGPWQALREGYLASLAIPQPPARRARRPVEREMERDMADFLTALGPPPPRAADPGPAPRPDRPGEAP; encoded by the coding sequence ATGACGACCGGGGGAACCTCCGGTGAGGATGAGTGGGGGAGTGGTCCGGAATCGCCCCGAGGGACCATGATCGGCGGCCGGTACGAGCTGCGCGGGCGCATGGGCAGCGGCGGCATGAACATGGTCTGGGACGCCTACGATGTGACGCTCGGCCGTCCCGTCGTCGTCAAGGAGCTGTGGCCGGGCCTTGATCCGGACCCGGAGGCGCACAGGCGGCGGGTCGAACGGTTGCGCCGTCTGGTCCGCGTCCTCGCCGCGACCGCGCATCAGCACCTGGCCGCCGTCTACGACCTGGGCGAGATCGACGGCCGGCTCTGGATCGTCATGGAGCGCGTCGGCCGGCGTTCGCTGGCGGATCGGCTCAGCGATCGGAGCGGGCGGTTCACCGTGCCCGAGACGGCCCGGACCGGCCTGGAGGTGCTGCGCGGATTACGCGCGCTGTACGCGGTGGGCGTGGCCCACGGGGACGTCAAACCGGAGAACGTCCTCTTCCGCCCGGATGGCAGCGCGGTGCTGGTGGACCATCTCGGCCTGGCCTTCGCGGACGAGGACAGCATGCCCGGCACCCCCGCCTACATGGCACCGGAACGCTTGATGTCCTTCTTCTCCCCGTCGACCGGAGAAGCAATGCTGAAGGCCGACCTGTGGTCACTGGGGGCGACCCTGTACCAGGCCGTCGAGGGCCGCGCACCGTTCGAGAGGGCGACGGTGTTCGAGGTGATGCACGCGGTGCTCAACGACCCGCCGCCGCCCATGACCTACGCGGGCCCACTGCGGCCGCTGATCGAGGGTCTGCTGGTCAAGGACCCCGAAGGACGGCTGACGGCCGAGCAGGCCGAGGAGCTGCTGCGCGACCTGGCCCGGGGTGGGCCCATGTCCGTCCCCAGGGCCGAGGCAATGCCCCTCCCGGCCCCCGCGGGGGCCGCGACGCGGTCGGCCCCCCCGGCGAGCGGGGCGGGCACCGGACTCCTCGCCCCGGTCGCCGTCATGCTGGGGGTCCTGCTCGCCGTGTCGGGGGCGGTGGCCCTGCCCTCACTGAGCCCGGGCTCCTGGGACGACGTCCCGGGATGGGTGGGGCCCGGGTGCCTCGGCCTGCTGTGGCTGGGGCTCGCGGCGCGCGGCTTCGCGTCGGCCAGACAGCGGGACCGGCGGGCGCGCCGGCTCGACGCCCTGCGCCCGGACGCGGCGGAGGCGGCCGCCCGCCCCGCCGGGCCCTGGCAGGCGCTGCGCGAGGGATATCTGGCGTCCCTGGCGATCCCTCAGCCCCCGGCCCGGCGGGCGCGACGTCCGGTGGAGCGGGAGATGGAGCGGGACATGGCCGACTTCCTCACCGCGCTCGGTCCGCCTCCGCCACGGGCGGCCGACCCGGGCCCCGCACCCCGTCCGGACCGCCCGGGGGAGGCCCCGTGA